The region ATAGTTGAGATCTCGAAGAAACAGTGACGGAAAACCCCCAGGTCGGCCAGTTTATCAAAACCACTTCATTTGGAAGTCAAATCAAAAGTGAACACATCTGAAATGTTGCTAATAATCCCTCGTTGCACACAACTACACTAAGTACAGTAGCTCAATATTGAAGCAGGAAGTTGGTGCAAACTGTGATGGATGTGTGCAGAGCGTTTAGGTCGTAGTTTTACTGttgcctttgtttttttattccaagTATCTGACTGATCTGGGGGTTTGTTTTCAAGCAATGTCCAAAATAAGGCTGTTATTTTAAGGTCAAATAGTTACATCATGTTGATTTAAAGGCCTTTTATCCATATTTGTGGGTGAAATTGtctgtatatttaaaaatgttcgcTGATGAATTTCAGCTTACCAGCTGCCCTGGAATGCATCTTCTCACATGACATTTGCTCTTTTTTTGCAGTTTAAAATCTTAGAGCGAATGAGATCCTTTGGCATGATTCCTGTGCTGCCAGCCTTCTCTGGGAACATTCCCAAGGGAATCCTCAGGTGACTCAAGCTagatctaaatctaaatctgacACACCTTATCTCTAAGCTGAAAGTACTGAAGGTCCTGGTTCAAAGGGTTATAAGGATGATGAATTGATGTTTGATATGAATGAAGGTTCAACAAGAAAATGTGACTCCTGAAATTGGCATAATGTATTCCGCTTGCTTACCTAGAgaagatgtctcactctgtcgAAGGTGTTGGATCTCCAGTTCTTCCCTCACAAAGGATCTTTGACTGAGTACAGCCACCGGCTTGTAGGAAGCACCAGAGAAATGTAACGTCGTCCAGTTATCAAAGTACTCACTGAATtaatgttaaagctatagtgcgtggtttctgtctcccccatgaattctaagtaatgacaacaaaactatcggcgcgtccacatgatacaagccttccgtgatcgctcACCGCTGcgcccctcctccacgcagtagctagtagccaaggaggacatggaggattaaaaaccaTGATGGAcacttcagaagaggtcattatcttcacttgagtttctacgcgggaaagtcaccggacgacaatcttctgaacatagtcacactgagacatccagagagagttgtgtggagctgatatatctttgtagcaactcatttggcaatggcttgaatgtaacagacgtttattaatatcaaaaagttacacactaaagctttaataattGACAGCTGATATATATCCTGCTGCAAGCATCGTTCCTCATTTTAACCAGTGAAATTGACGGTTGTGAAATAATAAGAAGCAGATAACGTTACCTGAATGCTTCATTCCACAACATAAGTTTTAACATTCACCCTCTAATTTCACTCGGATACACAGTGGAATACTGCCACAAAGGAGAGCAGCGCTGCAACAGCGGAGGTGTATATTTTGATTGCcttttgttttagctgataCTAATCTGTTAAAGTATCCTGAATCGGCCCCAACACCAATCCTTAGAATCAGCTTGGGACATTAAAAATTGGTTTCAAAACAATTATTTGTGATAAATTTGGTTAATGAGATATTGTGACCAAGCTATTTCGTGAGTGCGACATTTTACAGTGTAGAAATAAACTTTCTATTAGAGTCACTGCTTCTAATGCCAAACATCTTTTAGTCATTTCTCGACTGATACATCTTATTTATCAACTGACATTTATGCTGATagtgatatactgtatctgtgatAAAAGTTCAAGTATAGAGCATtatgtatcaaaagtaaaaatactcaaacaaatgtgtgttatACTATTATggattatattattggattcttattactgatgcattcatgtgtagcattttactgttgcagTTGATTGAGGTCGAGCTGGTTTGAACTTTTTTAGACTGTTgcgtagtttaatctataacgGTGCATCAGATTTTCTAAACTTATCACGTTATGTATGTaaaatgttaataaatgttatgttgcataaaaagcacaatatttctctctgaactgtaggggagtagaagtataaagtaacatgatgtggaaatactcaagtaatgtATAAGTACATCAAATTTGTACactacttaagtaaatgtactgtacttagttactttccaccactgtcctTCGTCCGTCTTCACTCAGGTAGTTCCATAGGTTttcatctatttaaaaaaagcatttaatttgaatgtaataatgtatagaatataataatatcagTGTTTTGAATTGTATTTCAGGTTGTATCCAGAAGCCAATGTAACCAGATTGGGGCCTTGGGCTCACTTCAACTGCAGCTTCTCATGCTCCTATATCCTAGACCCTCGTGACCCACTTTTCCTCCAGATCGGTTCCCTCTATCTGTCCCAGGTGGTGAAGCAGTTTGGTACAGATCACATCTACAACACTGACACCTTCAATGAGATGACTCCCCCCTCCTCTGACCCCACCTACCTGTCTGCAGTCAGTCGTTCTGTCTTTGCCTCAATGACCGCAGGTGAGTGTCTGGGTGACTAATATCCTGTCCACATTGCGAGTTTTAAATCTGTGCCTGTCAGAATGCTGATATTATCGGTAACGATAACAATCATTTCCCCAGTTTGATGACCCATGTATGATCTGTTGTTATTGTGTAATTGTCCTACATAGACTGCCCCCCTCGAAGCACAGAGAACTGTCCCTTTCTTGTCCCTTATccaaatccattttttttctttctccccagTTGATCCTCAGGCAATTTGGCTGATGCAAGGCTGGCTGTTCTTCAGTGACGCAGCGTTCTGGAAGCCGGCCCAGATTCAGGCCCTACTACACGGAGTGCCCCTCGGAAGAATGATTGTGCTGGACCTGTTTGCAGAGACCGAGCCAATTTTCTCCTACACAGAGTCTTTCTATGGACAGCCCTTCATCTGGTGCATGCTGCAGAACTTTGGGGGCAACAGTGGATTCTTTGGCACAGTGGAGAGCATCAATTCAGGGCCCTTCAAAGCCTTACATTTCCCGAACTCCACCCTGGTGGGCATCGGCATGACACCTGAGGGCATTGAGCAGAATCCTGTGACGTACGAGTTGATGAGCGAGCTGGCTTGGCGCAAGGAGCCGGTCAACTTGTCAAAGTGGGCGTCGCTATATGCAGTACGCCGCTATGGCAGCACACAAGAGAACCTGACCGCTGCATGGAGGCTCCTGTTCGCCAGCATCTACAACTGCACAGTGCCACATTACCGAAACCACAACCATAGCCCACTGGTGCGCCGGCCTTCCTTTCGCATGAATACTGACCTTTGGTATGACCCGGCTGATTTGTACAAAGCCTGGAAACTGATTATTGAGGCAGCTCCATCTCTCATGTCCAAGGAGACTTTCCGGTACGATCTTGTGGATGTGACTCGGCAGGTCCTACAAGTCCTGACAACTATCTTTTACCAGGATATCGCAAATGCCTTCCAGAACCAAAAGCTGCCGGAGCTGCTGACTGCAGGTGGGGTGCTGGTCTATGACCTCTTGCCTGAACTCAATCGTTTGCTCAGTAGTGACCGCAACTTCCTGTTGGGGACATGGCTGGAGCGGGCCCGGTCTTTAGCCCTAGATGAGAAGGAGGCACAGCTCTACGACATGAACGCCAGAAACCAGCTCACTCTATGGGGTCCCAGTGGTGAGATCCTGGACTACGCCAGCAAAGAGTGGGGGGGCCTTATGGAGGACTACTATGCCCAGCGATGGGCCCTTTTTGTTCACAAGCTGGTGGAGTGCCTGGACAGCGGTCGACCATTCAAGCAGGACACCTTCAACCAGGCAGTTTTCCAGGTAGAAAAGGGATTCATTTACAATGGCCGAAGGTACCCGACCAAGCCTCAGGGGGACACATACGAGATCGCCCACAGAATCTTCCTCAAGTACTACCCACAGGCCTTGAAGAGACTATAGTGAGCAGAGactacattttgaaaaaacttgTCTCAAGTCACAGCAAGAAGAATGTCTTCCTCCACCTCCGATTTCCATGGCTATCCCAAAACATTTTGTCATAGAACATCTAACAGCCTGAATCTACGGAACAATCTGTTTGCACATGTAGTAAAATCAGTAATGGATAGTTATGCATGTTGCAGGGAAAAAGGATTTTCACGCATCACTTGAGTTTTCATGAGATGTCTTTCATCTTTGATCTCTGGGTACTGTTTTTGATTCCACTGCTCTTAAAGAactagttcaacatttttggaaatacacaTATTCACTTTCCCAGAGTAAAATGAAAAGATGGATTTAAATCCCAtgcctgtgtgtttatgtatggaGCTGGAATAAGgatgtggttagcctagcttagcataaagactggaagcagggggaaatggcatagcctggctctgtccaaggtACAAACAAGACTAAAGCTGTGTTATTTACACAgtgtatgttgtttgtttatgtgttggAACTATTTCTTAATGAACAACAGTGTATCCATCCGCCCCACACTTCTGTGTTGCATCTCTTACTGTAGCCGGGGTTTCCAGATACAGTCAGTGAACAGACACGATGGTAAACATAACAACAAGGCTCTTCACAAAAAAATAGATCCAGCATTAAACATTACAATACTTTTTACAGTTCAGTTCATGTACAGGTAAACACAGGTTGAGAGCTGTTGGTAGGGTAGATGTATTTTGTAATACTTTGGACAGTCAGACTAGCTGTTCCCTCTGCTTccggtctttatgctaagctaggctaaccatgtCCTGACTCTACTCGCACGGGATTAGTATCATCTGGGGACCTCGTGTGATTTAGaaatcaccccccccccaacatctGAGTTTCGTGTGTCGCATTCGCTTGGGATTAGCAAAGCCTGCTTTTACTTTCATTTACTGACATGTACCCTGAGAGTTGGGTACCTGGAGGTGGGGCGAGGCCACTGCACCGCACTCAGGTCGGGGTTCCATATCTTTTTGGGCCAGGCCCGGTAGGGGTTACTAGAGGCGCATACCTCAtcgggattaagatcacagaaaACCTCTGTAATTGTCACAAATGACTAGAGGTCaccaggtaatactagtcctgTGTGAATAGGGCTTTATTCTGTAGTTAAtacacagacatgagattgaTATCCAGCGGAACACCTCCCTCGCATTAAGAAAGCACAAAACAACATGTTTGACTAGTCCTTTAGATCCGAGGCACTACACTGTAACTGCAGATGGACGTTGACATGTTTGACCTGCAGGAAACGTTTAGCAATTAATGAGATGACATTTCAGACACTATCATGTCGATCAGTTTGAAGTCAATCTGAATATTGTGCCTTATTCTGAGCGAAGTGACTGCTGGCTGTGTGCTTCATAGCCGTTGCACTAATGAGCATCAGGACAAGTGGTCTCGTATAGTTACCAAACAATGTGGATGGCTATGATCTTGCATAACAATTTTCCACTTAATTTACAATTTCATGCTTATATGGTCAGTGAGATTGGCCCATTAACCTGTGAGTTTCTGTACAGGTTCATCAACAGAGGGATTAGTTTAATGCTGAGTAATTGCGATGACAAATTGGCTCATGGTGcagtatttttcctttttaaagaatatattttttatttttatatgaaaAGTATAGGTGTTAAACTAAGACATTTGACATGTACAACAATCACTTTCTGAAAACAATTGTCTATTTTTATGAGTCA is a window of Sander vitreus isolate 19-12246 chromosome 21, sanVit1, whole genome shotgun sequence DNA encoding:
- the LOC144536118 gene encoding alpha-N-acetylglucosaminidase-like isoform X4, giving the protein MSPRSGWSLVLPVVFCLFVTAYCKFPTLDHIKPKASDKAQGRAVVELLRRLLGTRSTEFLVSVNRSLSNDSLDVCELRSTKNNKIVATGSTGVAVATGIYNYLKYFCNCHVSWSGDQLDVPRPLPRLTGVLRINTQHRFRYYQNVCTFSYSSVWWDWPRWEREIDWMALNGINLPLAFTGQEALWQEVYRALGLNQSEIEEFFSGPAFLAWNRMGNVFKFGGPLPQSWHVNQLYLQFKILERMRSFGMIPVLPAFSGNIPKGILRLYPEANVTRLGPWAHFNCSFSCSYILDPRDPLFLQIGSLYLSQVVKQFGTDHIYNTDTFNEMTPPSSDPTYLSAVSRSVFASMTAVDPQAIWLMQGWLFFSDAAFWKPAQIQALLHGVPLGRMIVLDLFAETEPIFSYTESFYGQPFIWCMLQNFGGNSGFFGTVESINSGPFKALHFPNSTLVGIGMTPEGIEQNPVTYELMSELAWRKEPVNLSKWASLYAVRRYGSTQENLTAAWRLLFASIYNCTVPHYRNHNHSPLVRRPSFRMNTDLWYDPADLYKAWKLIIEAAPSLMSKETFRYDLVDVTRQVLQVLTTIFYQDIANAFQNQKLPELLTAGGVLVYDLLPELNRLLSSDRNFLLGTWLERARSLALDEKEAQLYDMNARNQLTLWGPSGEILDYASKEWGGLMEDYYAQRWALFVHKLVECLDSGRPFKQDTFNQAVFQVEKGFIYNGRRYPTKPQGDTYEIAHRIFLKYYPQALKRL